The DNA segment TTCCCAACCGTTTCCCGATTGCCCAACGACTGTTTAACATGTTTTTCCCGACTCACCGAACACAGCCTCACCACCCAAAACTACCCCAAACGTGTAGGTATTTCCACCAGTTTTTTTACAATTACTTAACAATTAAGTTACAAGGTATGATATAATTTACAAGGTAAAAATATGGGAATAATAAAACTTGAATGCATGAATATGCAATAAAGGGTATTTACCGATGTAATGCAGGCTTTGGAATCAACCCCCCAATTTAATTCCACGCTCAGTTTTATATCTTTCAGCATGCAGGGTGCATGTTGTCATGGAAAAATCCAAAGGAAGAATTTAATATTGAGGAGTATTGATTGAAATGAAAAACAACTATGAAAGAATTCATCTCGCTTCACCCCATATGTCGGGACTTGAGATGGAGTTCATTACTGAGGCATTTGATACTAACTGGATAGCACCATTGGGTGAGAATGTCGATCAATTTGAAAAAGATGTATGCGACTATACAGGTGCAGGTTACGGAGTGGCATTGTCCTCGGGGACCGCGGCAATCCATTTGGGGCTAAAATATCTTGGAGTCAAAAAAGGAGATATCGTCTTTTGCTCGTCTCTTACCTTTTCAGCTTCATGTAACCCCATTGTTTATCTTGGAGCAACCCCCGTATTTATAGATAGTGAATATGAGTCATGGAACATGTGCCCAAAAGCATTGCAAAAGGCATACGAAGAGTACCCTAACCCAAAGGCAGTGGTAACGGTGAACCTATATGGTCAATCGGCAGATTATGATAAAATATTAAACATCACTTCAAGACACAACACCCCTGTTCTTGAAGATGCAGCTGAAAGCCTTGGTGCTACCTATAAAGGCGTGCAGACTGGAACCTTTGGTGATATCGGAGTATATTCCTTTAATGGGAATAAGATAATCACGACTTCTGGTGGGGGCATGATGGTTACGAAAAATAAGTTAGCGAAAAAGAAAGTCAGGTTTTGGGCATCGCAGTCAAAAGATGATAGGCCTTACTACTTTCACACAGAGATAGGGTACAACTATCGGATGAGCAATATAGTAGCAGGAATTGGCAGAGGCCAGATGAAAGTCCTTGATGAGAGGATCGCCAAGAAAAAGTACATTTATGAATACTACAAAAAAGCTTTTGAGGATATCGATGAAATAGAGATGATGCCTATTGCTGACTTTGGAGAATCGAACTACTGGCTTACCTGTATGACGCT comes from the Alkalibacter saccharofermentans DSM 14828 genome and includes:
- a CDS encoding DegT/DnrJ/EryC1/StrS family aminotransferase — translated: MKNNYERIHLASPHMSGLEMEFITEAFDTNWIAPLGENVDQFEKDVCDYTGAGYGVALSSGTAAIHLGLKYLGVKKGDIVFCSSLTFSASCNPIVYLGATPVFIDSEYESWNMCPKALQKAYEEYPNPKAVVTVNLYGQSADYDKILNITSRHNTPVLEDAAESLGATYKGVQTGTFGDIGVYSFNGNKIITTSGGGMMVTKNKLAKKKVRFWASQSKDDRPYYFHTEIGYNYRMSNIVAGIGRGQMKVLDERIAKKKYIYEYYKKAFEDIDEIEMMPIADFGESNYWLTCMTLKEDSEISVKNIISAMEKQNIDSRHIWKPMHTQPVFERYPFFTVQEGLSCAEDIFNRGICMPSDTKMTDMDLKRVADLVLELFEENVSAGAV